In Rhineura floridana isolate rRhiFlo1 chromosome 22, rRhiFlo1.hap2, whole genome shotgun sequence, a single genomic region encodes these proteins:
- the CHRM1 gene encoding muscarinic acetylcholine receptor M1, whose translation MWPTSWNPFLDGVGERLHGGTMNLSGSPLTPNTTLEPSKPSSEGGYSLWEVVLIVLMTGVLSLVTVVGNLLVMVSFKVNRELKTVNNYFLLSLAGADLIIGAISMNLYTTYIVMGRWAMGSVACDLWLALDYVASNASVMNLLIISFDRYFSITRPLTYRAKRTPKRAAIMIGMAWLISFILWAPAILFWQNFVGERTVPEDDCHIPFFSVPIITFGTAIAAFYLPVTIMVALYWRIYLEIQKRAKELSGLQGSEFRDNLRGASQTPLYSGSGGSSSSSEPSHPLVTPSAVALIPLQACCFRGQRPEGLFLDRRSNGSWNTTEDEEVEEASADSLTSSEGEEQPFKVHTICSAVIRLPMIGAVMQPPQCRDPKAATSGRDWVGGKVLVGIPRQPPPVEKRLKKAAVPRSMEKAPAAAKSQALRKRRRKSRLSKRKTLSLRKERKAARTLSAILLAFIITWTPYNIMVLVSTFCQGCIPRGLWKLGYWLCYINSTVNPMCYALCNRSFRTTFRMLLQCRWRRRR comes from the coding sequence ATGTGGCCAACTTCTTGGAACCCTTTCCTGGATGGTGTCGGGGAGAGGCTTCACGGGGGCACCATGAACCTCTCAGGCAGCCCACTAACTCCAAACACCACCCTGGAACCCTCAAAGCCTTCATCAGAAGGTGGATACTCCCTTTGGGAGGTGGTGTTGATTGTTCTGATGACCGGGGTCCTCTCTTTGGTCACCGTGGTGGGAAACCTTCTGGTGATGGTATCTTTCAAGGTCAACCGGGAGCTGAAGACCGTGAACAATTACTTCCTGCTCAGCTTAGCCGGCGCCGACCTCATCATTGGAGCCATCTCCATGAACCTCTACACCACCTACATCGTCATGGGGCGATGGGCGATGGGCAGCGTGGCCTGCGACTTGTGGCTGGCCCTAGATTACGTGGCCAGCAACGCCTCCGTCATGAATCTCCTGATCATCAGCTTTGACCGCTACTTCTCCATCACCCGTCCTCTCACTTACAGGGCCAAGCGGACACCCAAGAGGGCTGCTATCATGATAGGCATGGCTTGGCTGATATCCTTCATCCTGTGGGCACCTGCCATCTTGTTCTGGCAGAACTTTGTCGGGGAGCGGACCGTCCCTGAGGACGACTGCCACATCCCGTTCTTCTCTGTGCCGATCATCACATTTGGAACAGCCATTGCGGCCTTCTACCTTCCTGTGACCATCATGGTGGCACTCTACTGGAGGATCTATCTGGAGATCCAGAAGCGAGCCAAGGAATTGTCTGGGCTACAGGGCTCAGAGTTCAGAGACAACCTGCGAGGGGCGTCCCAAACACCTCTATACAGTGGCAGCGGGGGCAGCAGTAGCAGCTCAGAGCCATCACACCCTCTAGTGACTCCCTCCGCTGTGGCTTTGATCCCTCTCCAAGCCTGCTGCTTCCGGGGACAAAGGCCAGAGGGCCTGTTCTTAGACCGGAGGAGCAACGGCAGTTGGAACACCACGGAAGacgaggaggtggaggaggcctCCGCCGACTCCTTGACGTCATCCGAAGGTGAGGAGCAACCATTCAAAGTCCATACCATATGCTCAGCGGTCATCCGGCTCCCTATGATAGGCGCCGTGATGCAGCCACCGCAGTGCCGAGACCCCAAGGCAGCCACCAGCGGTAGGGACTGGGTGGGGGGAAAGGTCCTTGTCGGGATCCCGAGGCAGCCTCCACCTGTGGAGAAGAGACTCAAGAAAGCAGCCGTGCCCCGCTCTATGGAGAAGGCTCCAGCGGCGGCCAAGAGTCAAGCCTTGCGGAAGCGGCGACGGAAGAGTCGCCTCTCCAAACGGAAAACCCTCTCgctgaggaaggagaggaaagccgCCCGTACGCTCAGCGCCATCCTGCTGGCCTTCATCATCACGTGGACGCCCTACAACATCATGGTGCTGGTGTCGACTTTCTGCCAGGGGTGCATCCCCAGAGGCCTTTGGAAACTCGGCTACTGGCTTTGCTACATCAACAGCACCGTCAACCCCATGTGCTACGCCCTCTGCAACAGGTCTTTCCGCACCACCTTCCGAATGCTGCTGCAGTGTCGGTGGAGGCGCCGCCGTTAG